The following proteins are co-located in the Bordetella bronchialis genome:
- a CDS encoding MgtC/SapB family protein, whose translation MPPLSATVWQTLQEEFSDIGDVQAYTRILTRLAVAVILGGLIGYERERSGKAAGLRTHMLVSLGAALFVLAPLQAGMEVNDMSRVLQGVISGIGFLGAGAIIKASAEGEVKGLTTAASIWLTAAIGIAAGMGKEVVAIVSTLLALAILDQLRRLERRINGDAPDQPPSRGGDA comes from the coding sequence ATGCCCCCCCTTTCCGCCACCGTCTGGCAGACGCTGCAGGAAGAGTTCTCCGACATCGGCGATGTCCAGGCCTACACCCGCATCCTGACCCGCCTGGCCGTCGCGGTGATCCTGGGCGGCCTGATCGGCTACGAACGCGAACGCAGCGGCAAGGCGGCCGGCCTGCGCACCCATATGCTGGTCTCCCTGGGCGCGGCGCTGTTCGTACTGGCGCCGCTGCAGGCCGGCATGGAGGTCAACGACATGAGCCGTGTCCTGCAAGGCGTGATTTCCGGCATCGGCTTCCTGGGCGCGGGCGCCATCATCAAGGCCAGCGCGGAAGGCGAGGTCAAGGGCCTGACCACCGCCGCCAGCATCTGGCTGACGGCCGCCATCGGCATCGCCGCCGGCATGGGCAAGGAAGTCGTGGCCATCGTCAGCACGCTGCTGGCCCTGGCGATCCTGGATCAGTTGCGCCGGCTGGAACGGCGCATCAACGGCGACGCGCCGGACCAGCCGCCTTCGCGCGGCGGCGACGCCTGA
- a CDS encoding PLP-dependent aminotransferase family protein yields MTDSSRERARLKRYEAVAADIVRSIDTGTLRPGDRLPSVRQASAARRVSVSTIFQAYYLLEARGYIQARDRSGYYVSTRKPAPPEPETSHPDGNPAPVDVQALAFDVLGSVRDPATVPLGSAFPSPMLFPLVRLASSLKAGLRRMDPWSSVSDMFTGNAALRRQIAVRYLIDGMDVHGDDLVITNGAMEALQLALMAVTRPGDTVLIESPAFYATLQALERMKLHAVEVPTSPRTGIQLDALARAIERHRPQACWIMSNFQNPTGSLMPDETKRDLVALLAGHGIPLIEDDVYGELYFGRARPLPAKAHDRDGLVLHCASFSKCLAPGYRVGWVAAGRYARDVERQKLMTTLASPSPNQLALAEYLDHGGYDRHLRQLRATLARQQQHMMAALARYFPEGTRASRPQGGYFLWVQLPPGADALDVYREALARRISVAPGPIFSPRGEYRDCLRLNYGHPWDETLEDAMRVLGEIVARQVVARPPDSDSDRDSAAARAAGSGAFQASPPREGGWSGASPLMRRSSRRN; encoded by the coding sequence ATGACGGATTCTTCCCGCGAGCGGGCGCGCCTGAAACGCTACGAAGCCGTGGCGGCCGATATCGTGCGCTCCATCGACACGGGAACCCTGCGGCCGGGCGACCGCCTGCCCTCCGTGCGCCAGGCCAGCGCCGCGCGGCGGGTCAGCGTGTCCACCATCTTCCAGGCGTACTACCTGCTGGAAGCGCGCGGCTACATCCAGGCGCGCGACCGGTCCGGCTATTACGTCAGCACCCGCAAGCCCGCGCCCCCGGAGCCGGAGACATCCCACCCGGATGGCAACCCCGCGCCGGTCGATGTACAGGCGCTGGCCTTCGACGTACTGGGGTCGGTGCGGGACCCCGCCACGGTGCCGTTGGGGTCGGCCTTTCCCTCGCCCATGCTGTTTCCCCTGGTGCGCCTGGCTTCCTCGCTGAAAGCCGGCCTGCGCCGCATGGATCCCTGGAGCAGCGTGTCGGACATGTTCACCGGCAATGCCGCCCTGCGCCGGCAGATTGCCGTGCGCTACCTGATAGACGGCATGGACGTGCACGGCGACGACCTGGTCATCACCAATGGCGCGATGGAGGCGCTGCAGCTGGCGCTGATGGCGGTCACCCGCCCGGGCGACACGGTGCTGATCGAGTCGCCCGCCTTCTACGCGACGCTGCAGGCGCTGGAACGCATGAAGCTGCACGCGGTGGAGGTCCCCACCAGCCCGCGCACCGGGATCCAGCTGGACGCGCTGGCCCGGGCCATCGAACGGCATCGCCCCCAGGCCTGCTGGATCATGTCGAACTTCCAGAACCCCACGGGCAGCCTGATGCCCGACGAGACCAAGCGGGACCTGGTCGCGCTGCTGGCGGGACACGGCATCCCGCTCATCGAGGACGACGTCTACGGCGAGCTCTACTTCGGCCGCGCGCGCCCGCTACCCGCCAAGGCCCATGACCGCGACGGGCTGGTACTGCATTGCGCGTCCTTCTCCAAATGCCTGGCGCCCGGCTACCGCGTGGGCTGGGTGGCCGCCGGCCGCTACGCCCGCGACGTGGAGCGCCAGAAGCTGATGACGACGCTGGCCTCGCCCAGCCCCAACCAGCTGGCGCTGGCGGAATACCTGGACCACGGCGGCTACGACCGCCACCTGCGCCAGCTGCGCGCCACGCTGGCGCGGCAGCAACAGCACATGATGGCGGCGCTGGCGCGCTACTTTCCGGAGGGCACGCGGGCGTCGCGGCCGCAAGGCGGCTATTTCCTGTGGGTGCAGCTGCCGCCGGGCGCGGACGCGCTGGACGTCTACCGCGAGGCATTGGCGCGGCGCATCAGCGTGGCGCCCGGGCCGATTTTTTCGCCGCGCGGCGAGTATCGCGATTGCCTGCGCCTGAACTACGGCCATCCCTGGGACGAAACCCTGGAGGACGCCATGCGCGTGCTGGGCGAGATCGTCGCGCGGCAGGTTGTCGCCAGGCCGCCGGACAGTGACAGTGACAGGGATAGCGCGGCGGCGCGGGCCGCTGGAAGCGGCGCTTTTCAGGCGTCGCCGCCGCGCGAAGGCGGCTGGTCCGGCGCGTCGCCGTTGATGCGCCGTTCCAGCCGGCGCAACTGA